The Polyodon spathula isolate WHYD16114869_AA chromosome 13, ASM1765450v1, whole genome shotgun sequence genome includes a region encoding these proteins:
- the dclre1a gene encoding DNA cross-link repair 1A protein, translated as MSDKVSEDDIWEYKSIRKPPKIVERNTKKLKEKSELDGNKTTRQSIEKNNFKKNIDNSKASISQTTPAVYFLHHNPSTPIRQHERDQSNAEKQTATNGQTVHEGHCPGCQMPFSVLVVQTPCWHVTECLDTLGSGDGTECPDGLHCSSTIPNHYKRYTHFLLAHSRATGDQDYYSFNSAQESLASTSNCHSQNIDPSPTRASPTSQQENTAGSKPNALLLLRSPASAELKKRSKKTQSPRAATGKLSSSPNNLDTKQSLVGSQRNLLSQKGKDHVKSSGLSIERVPRNVPEDFNSLSLSAAVPSDEEISYSPLCSDSEEVKPNPQLFHTNINKCKEGVVNNFNGLDSASSQSLTKSPNLLEEDLSDTDLFSDYFNESPLNGIDSNKRMNSTAVDHSTQTVETCVAGLAQPESHYNYGLISTESQLHKVISPGNETLKEDLIDSAGTTYCFTQEKSRILVDSLHAKKEAVVSFNSPQSVVLEHLRNSLTHAGGRNSLHSINIKQERPLTESSTPSQNLNPRSRNMAPKRLLLSRNKSSSAGLKQTDIGVFFGLKPLKEQEVKVIEKQPNKTMQAATDELNSEVHSRKRKPRQRKRKATSSIGDSAEQEAAGGSNNNEALTPKEKGSRPRRRGWVKGPENGYVPASRQCPFYKNIPGTGFVVDAFQYGAIEGCTAYFLTHFHSDHYGGLKKSFQLPIYCNKITGNLVKSKLGVEEQYVNILPMNTECTVDGVKVTLLDANHCPGAAMLLLHLPNGKTVLHTGDFRADPSMERYPELVGQKVQTLYLDTTYCSPEYTFPTQQEAITFAATTAFETLTLNPRTLVVCGAYSIGKEKVFLAIADVLGCKVCVSRDKYNILCCLESERIKELITMDWDATQLHVLPMMQVSYKGLQTHFNKFSGKYDQIVAFKPTGWVYSGLSESVASIRPRVRGNVTVYDVPYSEHSGYLEMKRFVQWLKPEKIIPTVNVGNPKERRAMENVFSEWKSEMERELNACR; from the exons ATGTCAGACAAGGTCTCCGAGGATGACATATGGGAATACAAGTCTATAAGAAAACCCCCCAAAATAGTTGAACGCAATACTAAGAAATTAAAGGAAAAGTCTGAACTAGATGGTAATAAAACAACAAGGCaaagtatagaaaaaaataatttcaagaaAAATATAGACAATTCAAAAGCCAGCATCAGCCAGACTACACCTGCTGTTTACTTCCTGCACCACAATCCAAGCACCCCTATTAGACAACACGAGAGAGATCAAAGCaatgcagaaaaacaaacagccacaAATGGACAGACTGTTCACGAAGGGCATTGCCCTGGCTGTCAAATGCCTTTCTCCGTTCTGGTTGTGCAGACTCCTTGCTGGCACGTAACGGAATGCTTGGACACCCTTGGGAGTGGAGACGGTACAG AGTGCCCCGACGGTCTGCATTGCAGTTCCACAATTCCAAACCATTACAAACGCTATACTCACTTCCTGCTGGCTCACAGCAGGGCCACAGGAGACCAAGACTACTACAGCTTTAATAGCGCTCAGGAAAGCTTGGCCAGTACGTCCAACTGCCATAGCCAAAATATCGATCCCAGTCCCACGCGAGCTTCCCCAACTTCACAGCAAGAGAATACTGCCGGCAGCAAGCCGAATGCACTGCTGCTCTTGAGATCCCCTGCCTCTGCAGAGCTCAAGAAAAGGTCAAAGAAAACTCAGTCTCCCAGAGCAGCAACTGGAAAGCTATCCAGCTCCCCTAACAATTTGGATACAAAGCAATCTTTGGTAGGGTCCCAGAGAAATCTTTTGTCTCAAAAAGGTAAAGATCATGTTAAATCAAGTGGATTATCAATAGAAAGAGTACCCAGGAATGTACCAGAAGATTTCAACAGCCTTTCACTGTCAGCAGCTGTTCCTAGTGATGAAGAGATATCATACTCTCCGCTGTGCAGTGATTCTGAAGAGGTTAAACCAAATCCGCAGTTATTTCACaccaatataaataaatgcaaggaGGGGGTTGTTAACAACTTTAATGGGCTTGATTCTGCCAGTTCACAAAGTCTTACTAAATCCCCAAATTTATTGGAGGAAGACTTAAGTGATACTGACcttttttctgattattttaaCGAGTCTCCACTAAATGGGATTGACAGCAATAAAAGAATGAACAGCACAGCAGTGGATCACTCCACACAGACAGTTGAGACATGTGTGGCTGGGTTAGCACAGCCTGAGAGCCACTACAATTATGGGCTCATTAGTACAGAGAGTCAGTTGCACAAAGTGATTTCACCTGGAAATGAGACCCTAAAAGAGGATTTGATAGATTCAGCTGGCACAACTTATTGTTTTACTCAGGAAAAGAGCAGAATTTTGGTAGACTCTTTACATGCTAAGAAAGAGGCAGTGGTTTCATTTAACTCCCCACAAAGTGTAGTTTTAGAGCATTTAAGGAACAGTTTGACTCACGCTGGAGGTAGAAACAGTTTACATTCCattaatataaaacaagaaaGGCCTTTAACTGAAAGCTCCACACCATCACAAAACCTCAACCCACGCTCTCGAAACATGGCTCCGAAAAGGTTACTCTTGTCAAGAAACAAGTCTTCAAGTGCGGGACTTAAGCAAACCGACATTGGAGTGTTTTTTGGACTGAAGCCCTTGAAAGAGCAGGAGGTAAAGGTAATAGAGAAGCAACCCAACAAGACTATGCAAGCTGCAACAGATGAATTAAACTCAGAAGTCCACTCTAGGAAAAGAAAGCCAAGGCAAAGGAAGAGAAAAGCTACAAGTTCAATCGGGGATTCTGCAGAACAGGAAGCTGCGGGTGGGTCTAATAATAATGAAGCACTTACCCCAAAAGAAAAGGGAAGCCGACCAAGGAGAAGAGGTTGGGTTAAAGGACCTGAAAATGGATATGTTCCTGCCTCCAGACAATGCCCTTTCTACAAGAACATTCCAG GGACTGGTTTTGTAGTGGATGCCTTCCAGTATGGAGCTATAGAAGGGTGCACTGCTTACTTCCTTACCCATTTTCACTCTGACCATTATGGGGGGCTGAAGAAGAGCTTTCAGTTGCCAATCTATTGCAATAAA ATTACAGGCAATTTAGTGAAGAGCAAGCTTGGAGTGGAAGAGCAGTATGTGAACATTCTCCCGATGAATACAGAATGTACAGTGGATGGTGTCAAGGTTACATTACTCGATGCTAATCA tTGTCCAGGTGCTGCAATGCTGCTCCTCCACCTTCCCAATGGGAAGACTGTGTTGCACACAGGGGATTTCAGGGCAGACCCTTCTATGGAAAGATACCCTGAATTAGTAGGCCAGAAAGTGCAAACCCTCTACCTTGATACCAC GTACTGCAGCCCTGAATATACTTTTCCAACGCAACAAGAAGCCATCACCTTTGCTGCTACCACTGCCTTTGAAACATTAACCTTAAACCCCCGCACTCTAGTGGTCTGTGGAGCCTACTCTATTGGGAAAGAAAAGGTCTTCTTGG CTATTGCTGACGTGTTGGGGTGCAAAGTGTGCGTGTCCCGGGACAAATACAACATCTTGTGTTGCCTGGAGTCTGAGAGAATCAAGGAACTGATCACAATGGATTGGGATGCCACTCAACTACATGTGCTGCCCATGATGCAGGTCAGCTATAAA GGTTTACAGACACACTTCAACAAGTTTTCAGGAAAATACGACCAAATTGTGGCATTCAAGCCTACTGGATGGGTCTATTCAGGCCTGAGCGAGTCTGTGGCAAGTATTAGACCACGTGTCAGGGGAAATGTAACTGTTTACG atgtgcCCTACAGTGAACACAGTGGCTACCTGGAGATGAAGAGATTTGTCCAGTGGTTGAAACCAGAGAAAATCATTCCTACAGTGAATGTGGGAAATCCAAAGGAAAGAAGAGCGATGGAGAATGTCTTCAGTGAGTGGAAGTCTGAAATGGAGAGAGAATTAAATGCATGTAGATAA